The stretch of DNA ACTTATGACAAAACAACGACGAGGTCTACTGTGGCTTCAGCAAGAATTTTGCGGCACATGGACTTGGCTGTAATACCCCATTTGTGTAGGGTCATTTTCGTGCACATGGTTCAGTTACCTCGTGTATTTAAAACATATTTTCAACTAATTATCCTTTTAAGTGTTTTTCCTGTTTTGACTCCTTGGACCCATGTTTTAGTGCTGACAGTTTTCTCAGTTCGGCTCGCTCTACTCAATGGGGTAATTGTTGTCACAAATGTGAAACTAGTAGAAGGTAAAAATTGGAATTCACTCTTTTTGGAAAAAGGGAAGAATGGAAAAGAGGGGCTATAAGCCTCGAAGTCACAAAAACCAGTCAACAACTGCACAATCCACAGCCAGCGATTCCAATCATAAACATGGATTTTCTAAGGGCCAGCGTGAGGTGGAAACCACTCCCACCCCGTGTTTAAGGGAACAAACAGCACACAAGGAAGGGGCCCGTGGGAGAACCGGTAGCAGCAGAAAGGGAGCTGTAGGCCATCATGACACCAGACCAAAGGCTCGTGTCCCCCTCCAACTCAACTGGATCCAAACATTAGAGCCAAAAAACACATGACATGACGCTTCAAAAAAGAAGGAAAAACCGGGAGACAAGGAGCATGATTCACTCGAGTGGACTGGAATATGTTAAGATGCGCCGAAAGGTTGACCGGTGGAATTAGATACAGCTTTAGCTTCACTAATTTTTTGTTATCAGCAGCTCTCCACATGTTGAGGTTTTATCCGCTGAAGAAAAAAGTCCGAAGTTTCTGCGGAATCACGCGTATACATGTTATTTATAGGAAAAAGTGGAAAGAAACTCTTCTCTCCGTTCTTTGTAAGTCGGTTCAATCCATGTCTTCAGCAATGACTTCAGGACCTGAAATCTTTCGCGTAACGCATCATTTCATGAGAATAAACCTAAGGGTTAATTAGATGATGCAACCAATGCGACAGAAAGAAAACTTAGAACCATAAAGTCATGCACCCAATGTGACAGAAAGATTATGATTTCCGTATAGAAGGTTTCAGGTTTCCTGCCCCGTTGCAGTACAGTGTACGCTTAAAACAATTCAGTCATTCATGAATGATATAATTCAACTTGACGTCAAAAAAGAGAAGAGAATGATGCAATTCAACTATGATTGGGCCATCTGACCAGATCTCCAACTTTAATTTTCTTGACACTTCTAAAATGATAAAGAGAGGAAACAATGACCCCAAAAAAAATGTCCCTATGATGTGCTCCCTGCATTAAAATTATTAGGAGGCTCACAGGAAAATTGTGCTGTCTAGTCACACCCTTTCTTGCTAATCTTGAGGTGGCCACCACCATCATGGTCTGTAGTGCTCACTTGCACCTCCCCATGGCTTATAATAGGCTATAAGTGTATTGTAGATTGTGCTTGAGCTTGAGCTGAGTTAAAGACTGTTTTCATTGGTCTTAGTACCTAAAGGGCTTGGGCTGAGAGTAATGGGTAATGAGATGGGCAACAACAACGTTATCGGTCAACAAGGTATGCATGTTGCTAAATACTATCTGCTTTCTAGgaatgagcatgaatattttgcTAACCATCTTCTTATGTAATTCTAGTACCAGAGGAGAGTGCTAAGGATTTCGACAAAACCATGGCCAACGCAGATTATTCACATGAGCTCAACAACATAAATGGTGAGAAAGGTACTGCCTCTGTTTCACAATATTTGTCCTGCACGAATACCTAGGAGGCACAAATTCAACGAATATTTGATGGAATCATGTCAAACTTGCTCTTACTAGAAACTCACCACTACAAAGCTATGATCGCTGATTCATTGTTCTGTTTATGTTAGATACGGAAAAGGATGGCACTAAGGATGTAGATATGTCGGAGGTATTAAAGGTCCCTCTCATCTCTAGTGGTGGAGATAAGCAAATGGCTTCAGATCAAACAAAATTGTCCGCTGCGAATGAAGACTTAGATGAGAAGAATAGGGGCTCACCTCAGGATCACACATCAACAGAAGATGATGATGGGAATAAAAACTTACCTACAGAACAAGGTTAGTTCAGCCGACTGATATTGTACATACTATAATTTTATTTTTGTATTGTAAAGCGTATTATGTGAATGGTTTAATACGAAAAGTTTGGAAATGGTGATTTCCATATGAGGTAGTAAGAAAATTCTAGAGATTTAATAGGCATTTTTTTATACAAGTTAACTTCTAGTTAGAATTCAGTGCAATGTAATCTGGAGTTCAATAACCACTCTAATGCTATTATGTTTATGTTAGATAAGGAGAAGGATGGCACTAAGGATGTCGATGTGTCAGAGGTGTTAAAGGCCCCTGCCATTTTTAATGGTGGAGATGATCAAATGGCTTCAGATCAAAGAAAAATCTCTGCTGCAAATGAAGACTTAGATGAGAAGAACAGGGGCGCACTTGAGGATCATACATCaacacaagatgatgatggaaACAGTAACTTACCTACAGAACAAGGTTAGTTCAGCTGGCTGATACGGTCCGTACCTAGTTTGTTTTGCTGTCTTTCGTACAATAGTCCCATTTTTGTGCTTTAAGCTTCTATGCACTGGGTCTGTCCTTTAATAAGCCATTTAAAACTGGTTTAGTATGAGAAATACGCGTGCTTGAGAAAATTAATGGTGATTTCAGGATGAGATAGTAAGAAAAATCTATGGTTCAAAAGAATGCTAGTGCTACCTAGCCGTCCACCTAATGTTTTTTTCGAAAAGAGGGGAAAATCCTCTGGCTCTGCATCGAGTGATGCATGGCTACCCACCTAATAAGAAGTACATTATGTTTCTATGAATAACTATACTTGAATTTCAGAATGTATAATTGTCCACTAAAAACATAGGCAGTTAAGCATTTATAGTTTTTACCTTCAGCACTATAAGCTCGACTAATAAAAGCAAGTAATCTGGCACAGGTGATGAAGCACAGGAGGACAGTGGAACTGAAACAGCCACAAATTCTGCAGAAACAGTTGCCCGTTTCGACACCACAACTGAAGCTataacaagcaacaaggatacttCATCATCTGATGAGCAATTCACACAACTTGAACACGAAACTACAGAGAAAACTGAAGAAAATACCACGGCAAATCCCGCCATGTTGTTAGAGGAAAACATTGAAGATCTGCCAGAAGACAAGGAGGAATCTTGTAGTCAAGAAGTTGCAGTGGTGGGTGATAATCTAGTTGGAGAACATACAGTTGAAAACCTAGAAGGACAAACTGGACCGTCAACAGTGGAGGGTGATAATCTAGTTGGAGAGACTACAACATCAACTGAATCAATTATCAGTGGTTATGTTGATGACGAGACTAAGGAGGTTGTCGTCGAAGATGAACCTAGAAAAGGAGAAAATTCGTCATATGTAAGACCAGAAGGCGACACCAACCAAGAAACATTCAAGAATGAAGAGAAGCAAGAAATCTGTGAGATAGGCAAAATCAATACATGCAAAACTATAACAGAAGATACTGTGGTTAAAAGCCCTGAAGTGCTAGAAGAAGATGAGAAGATCCAAGGATTGGAAAATCAGGAGGAAGAATTTCCCAAATCTAGTGCATATGATGCTCCTGACATTGTTGAAGCTGTTTCCCAATTTCAGTTAGCTTTAGCAGATCCAAGTGCAACAAATGGCAAAGAATTTCAGAAACATGAACTGAGTATAGCAGAACAGATGTCAGATTCTGTAAGTGCAGCAATGGAGCACAATGTAATTGAAACAGCAGAGAAAGAGCAAGGGGGAATTGTTGAAAAAGATGTTGCAGACAAGAATGAAGAAGATAATTTTGAAGGGGATAAGAAATCTGATGGTATGTCAGAGGTTTTAAAGGACCCTGTCATTTCTAATGGTGGAAATGATCAAATGGCTTCAGATCATACAAAAATCTCTGCTGCAAGTGAAGACTTAGATGAGAAGAACAGGGACTCACTTCAGGATCATACATCAACACAAGATGATGGTGGGAATAGTAACCTACTTACAGAACAAGGTTAGTTCAGCTGGTTGATATGGTTCATACCTAGCTTGTTTGGCTGTCTTCGTACTATGTTTTATTTCTATGCTTTGATAAGCCATTTAAGAAAATAGTTAATATGAGAAGAATGTGTGTTTGTGATAATAAATGGTGATTTCAGTGTGATAGTAAGACAGGGATTCAAAAGTAAAAATTTGCTAGATGCTAGTGCTACCTAGCTACCCACCTAATAAAGGTGCGTTATGCTTCTATGAACAACTATACTTGAACTTCAGAATATATGATGGGCCACTAAAACCATAGGTACTTAAGCATTGCTTTCCTTCAGCACTATAGACTCTCCTAATAAAAGCAAGTGATCTGGCACAGGTGATGAATCACAAGACAGTGGAACTGAAACAACCACAGATGGTACAGAAAAAGTTGCCCCTGTCGGCACCACAACTGAAGACATGACAAGTAACAATGATACATCATCATCTGATGAGCAATTTAAAGAAGTTGTACACGAAATAACAGAGACAAGTAAAGAAAGTACCATACAGAATCCCCTCACATTGTTAGAGGGAATTATTGGAAGTGCGCCACAAGATGGGGAGGAGTCTTGCAGTCAAGAAGTTGCAGTGGTGGATGATAATCTAGTTGGAGAAGATACAGTTGAAAGCCTAGAAGAAAGACAAGCTGGAGTGTCGGTAGTAGAGGATCTATCGACACCATCGTCGGTACAAGCAGAGACTACATCATCAACTGAATCAATTATCACTGATCATCTTGATGATGAGACCAAGGAGGTTGTCCTCGAAGATGAGCCTAGAGAAAGAGGCCATTCATCACATGTACGACCAGAAGATGACACCAACCAAGAAACATCCAAGAATGAAGAGAAGCAAGAAATCTGTGAAATGGGCAACAACAATACCTGCAAAACCACAACAGTAGATACTGTGGTTAAAAGTGAAGAAGTGCTAGAAGAAGATGAGAAGATCCAAGGATTGGAAAATCAGGAGGAAGAATTTGCCAAATGTAGTGCATATGATGCTCCGGACATTGTTGAAGCTGTTTCCCAATTTCAGTCAGCTTTAGCAGATCCAAGTGCAACAAATGGCAAAGAATTTCAGAAACATGAACTGAGTATAGCAGAACAGATGTCAGATTCTGTAAGTGCAGCAGTGGAGCACAGTGTAATTGAAACAGCAGAGAAAGAGCAGGGGGGAATTGTTGACAAAGATGATGCAGACAAGAATGAAGCAGCTAATTTTCAAGGGGATAAGAATTCTGATGGTATACATGACTCCGTCGGTCTTGTTATGGTCCATGGAGAAGATTTTACAGGTTTAGGCCCGCCATTATCTGGCCCTCTTTCTATTTTGaatgaagaaaaggtacatgaaGAAGTCGTCATAGAAGAATTAGCCGCACCAATGACTGCAAAATCATTTGCTCTTAAACCAGTAGAAGAttttgtgaaggaagatattaaACCTGATAGCTCAGATAGTAATGAAGGAACCACCACCTCCACATATGAAGCAAAGACTATAGATACACAAGAAACTATGAACATCTCACAATGTGATCAGCCTCAACAGGTACTGCTTGAAGAACCTGAAGTTGTCAAATTTGAAAACAGTGAGACTCTGAGCACTTGCATCCAGCTGGTGGAATACAGTTCAGCGACAGAATTAATCTTCCCTGATGTATTCAACAAGGAGAGAGAAGGCACATCTGATAAAGCCACATGTTGTACTTCTGAATCCAATCAGGAGAAAGTCACAGGGACTGTAGGCTTTGCTGCTGAATCGAAACAAAAGAAAGTTATTGCAAATGCTGATAATTGTAGTGAGGAACAGTGTTTGCTTCAGAAACCAACTCTAGGGACAGATGTGGGTGAAGAGATTCCGTTACTTCTGAGTACAGAAAGCATCAACTCTTTAAGTTATTCTAGTGAACAGCACAGCAAATTAGTCAAGGACATCCCCATGACCAACATCACTCTGATGCAAGCCAAAGATGAAGCCGTGGAAGAATCTGAGAAGAGTCCACTGCTGAGCCCTAGGGAGCCATCAGAAGGAGCCTTCAGAGCGCCAAATCACTCGGGAAGAAACAATAAACCACTTCGTAGCTTAATGACGGAGGACGGTGTTGGAACGTGGTCGCTGTTGAAGGAACAAGAACCGGTTCGGAAGAACAACACCACGGTTAGTTCTCCTAGAAGCAAAGAAAAGCAGAAGCCAAAGTCATCCCTTTTTGCCATTTGCATGTGTTGCACCACAGCTACGAACTGATTTATGGCTTCATTTGTTGTTTTCCTTAATGCCTGGTTGATTTTCTTTTTGTTCAAGGTTTGATGCTCGAGTTTACTTAGTGAAGAATGTTTTGCAGTTGCTGGAAATATTTTAGATACCACAACTTGTATTGATCAGAAGTTGCATGTTACTCTTTTTTTCCATCACTGTATCTGGTTTGGAGAATGAATGCCTTCAATAATACAAGTGTCTGTAAAGGGTTGTCGAGTTACAAACATCCTTTGTGTACGATACGATATATAGCATTCCGACATTAAATATCTCCACTGCCGTTGTTCTATGCCGACAAATGTCCATAAAATGCGAGCATGACATGCCAAAAACTTCCAATTATCTTAAGCAATTTGAGTTAATCAAATTTTCGCATAATCATATTAAACTGGTATATTTTAGTACGTTCTCTTAAAAAGGACAGAAACAAACAGAACAAGCCCTTTCAAAAGGATTACTGAATTAAATTTCCAACATGAGAAGCAAACGCCAACATCACTGTAGTTGGCACAATGATAAAGTTAGCCACTGAAAGTAGTTTCGCAAGACCATCTTATTTAAAAGCATTTCCACTAAAGTGGAACATGGGAATCCCAAAAACATGTTGTTTATGCTCACCAAAGAGTCCTACCCTAAATGCCAATGCAGATATTATGTAACTTATTATTGACAATTCTGCTTCAGACTATTATTCATGCTCGAATTCACACATTGAACAACTTCAGGATTCATATTTAAGCTAGAGAAAGAAAATCAGTAATGCTCACGGTATGATGTGACAGAGGTCGGAATACTGGAGAAGATGCAAACAATGATCAATTATATGATATCTGTCAGTAATACACATTCAGGTATACATAGACTTGTTGCCAAACAGTGCAAATATCAGACGAACAATATTTACTGATTAGAGCAATTCCAGATTTCTAACTAGTAAAATCACAGTAAGTTTTGCCGAAAATAATCGCAGACATACCACGCACCCCATTTCCCCAACCGAAGACAAGCCATTGATGGTTAACTTACCTCTGCCAGTGAAAAGAAAGTGTTGGTGGCATATGAAGCCTGCAAGAAGTTAGATCCATTCGGGTTAACTCGAGCAGAGAAAGATTGCGGGTTAACTCGAGCAGACTGCCCCCTCCCCCGAGTCGCCGTCGTCGACCCATCCAGGCCGGGCAGGCCACTTCCTTCTCTGCCCCAGCCGCCAGCCACGGTGGGCACGGTGTCATCAATACTCGTCCTCCTCACTGCTCCTCCCGTTGACCGACGCCACCAGTGCCTTCTGGATCACACCTCCACCCGCCTCTCCGCAAGCCGCGGACGCCGCTTCATTGTGGCCGGTAACTCAACGACCTTCCACAGTTCCACTTCGTGTCGCAGCGCCCCTCACAGGGCAGTCCCACGATTGATCTCGCCGTCGGTGCGCCAATCGGCGGCCCCGCGGCCGAGTCATGGCGATTGGCGAACCTGCGCCGTCGACGACGAAGTTTGGAGTAGTATAACAAAGGAAAAATAGAACAACCAAATGGGCGTGCTGCTTTGAGATTAGTGATGTTAGGGCATTTTCAAGACGGACCCGCAAACCGCCCGTATCTGTCCAGGCCATGCTGCCTAGACGACGGGAGCCATCTAAGCGGGCATGTATCGATCCGCGGGGCGGTCCGGACGCGATTTCCACTGCAAACCAAAGAAAAAGGTGAGGGAGCTTTGCGGGAGTCCGGACACGCGAAATATAGAAATCTGACATCCCGGCCACCCAAAACCCTTCCCGGATCCCGCGATTCCATCCTCCCCATTTGCTCTCCTTCCTTCTTTCTTTTTTGCCTTTGCCGCCGCTCCACCACCCCGGCCACCATGCCACACCCCTGCCGAAACTCCGCGTTTCCGCCACCTCCAGCGCTCCAGCAGGGCTCCACCCCGCTTCTCCTTCGTCTCTGTTCAATCCCTGTCCTCCGACCGTCCCGTCAGGTACCATCCGCTACTGCTATTCTCACCATGCCCGGCAACTGTTTGATGAATCGCCGAAGCTAAAAACAGTTGCCCCTTTCTTCTTTCTAGCAATGGCTTCCGATTTGGAGTACATATACGGGCAGTATGTTGAGTCATCCGACGGCTCATCGGACGAGGAGAAGTACTCCGATGAGACGGCGATTATGCAGGCGGTCCCTGAAGACTCGGAGCGTGCGGAGGAACATGTTCTCAATTTCAAGGCCTCGATCAAGGGTCATCAAGTGCTCAATCGCAATAGGGTGTGTGGCCATTTGACACTGATGGCCGACTACTTTGCCCCCAATGCACTATTCGCTGaccattgataacccacaagtataggggatcaattgtagcctctttcgataagtaagagtgtcgaacccaacgaggagctaaaggtagaacaaatattccctcaagttttatcgaccaccgatacaactctacgcacgcttgacgttcgctttacctagaacaaatatgaaactagaagtactttataggtgttgttggataggtttgcaagataataaagattacgtaaatgaaaagtaggggctgtttagataaagacacaactaagttagttttagtaaagatctttttgttacgagaaagttatttgtccctaggcaatcgataactagaccggtaatcatcattacaattttatatgagggagaggcataagctaacatactttctctacatggatcatatgcacttatgattggaactctagcaagtatccgcaactactaaagatcattaaggtaaaacccaaccaagcattaaagcatcaagtcctctttatcccatacgcaaacaacctacttactcgggtctgtgcttctgttcactcacgccatccaccataagcaaatcataaacatattgcaaaccctacagcaggaatccctcacgcttgcgcgacacggagagcaccataggacaacaccaataataaaacatgcaactcaaaccaatcttgatcatcaaatagcccataggacaaaatagatctactcaaacatcataggatagccatacatcattgggaaataatatatagcgttgagcaccatgtttaagtagagattacagcggttaagagagaggttacaccactgcatagaggggggaagagttggtgatgatggcggtgaagttgttggtgaagattgcggtgatgatgatggcccccggtggcactccggtgccaccggaagcgagggggagagagcttccctccttcttcttcttccttgaccttctccctagatgggagaagggtttcccctctggtccatggcctccatggcttgggaggggcgagagcccctccgagattggatctgtttctctgtctctctctgtttccgcgttctcagattcttccctttcaccgtttcttatattcccgaagatccgtaactccgattgggctgaaattttaacaggatctctatccggatattagctttcttacggcgaaagaagggcaccaactgccttacggggtggccacgagggtcaggggcgcgccccctgcctcgtggccccctcgggcatcgtcacgcgtggatttttcttcccaaaaatcatatatattccaaaaaaaaatctccgtcagtttttatcccgtttggactccgtttgatatggatattctgcgaaacaaaaaacatgcaacaaataggaactaaCATTGGTCACTGGATCaatacgttagtcccaaaaatagtataaaaggttgccaaaagtatatgaaagttgtaaaatattggcatggaataatcaaaaattatagatacgacggagatgtatcaaccaTCTCCACCAGCATTTTTGGATGCGCAAGGTTGTCTTCGATCGTATGTACCATGGCGTCCGGTCCTACGATGACTACTTCATCCTAAAGAAGGAGGCCATGGAAACGATTGGCTTCTCTAATTACCAGAAGTGCACGGCCGCACTCCAGATGCTTGCATGTGGCACGGCTGCTGATTCGTGGGACGAGTACCTACGGATGTCTGAGAGCACATGTGAAGATGCTATGGTCAGGtttgtgatgacccacaagtataggggatcaatcgtagtcctttcgataagtaagagtgtcgaacccaacaaggagcagaaggaaataacaaacggttttcagcaaggtaattttTGCAAGCATCGAAATTGACGGTAACAAGTGGTTTGATAgtaggataatttgtaatgagcaagtaacaaTAACGGTAAGTAAAGTGTCCATGCTTTACGAcctagaatcgggacttcaaagacattttgaacgtcatggagcatatgagatgttctaagagttgaagttaatatttcaagcaaatgcccgggttgagagatatgaagtctccaacaagttctatagctgcaatatggaggagaacagttctgtcagtgaacacatactcaaaatgtccgggtatcataaccacttgactcagctgggagttgaatttccagttgatagtgttattgacagagttctttaatcactatcaccaagctacaaagacttcgtgatgaactataatgcaagggatgaataaaatgatttctgagctcttcgcaatgcttaaggccgcggaagtagaaatcaagaaggagcatcaagtgttgatggttaaccagaccactagtttcaagaaaaagggcaaggaaagaaagggaacctcaagaagaatggcaagcaagttgccactcccgggaagaagcccaaagctggacccaagcctgaaactgagtgcttctactgcaaagggaatggtcactggaagcggaactgcctcaaatacttggcagataaggaggatggaaaagtgaacaaaggtatatttgatatacatgttattgatgtgtaccttactaatgctcgtagtagctcctggatatttgatactggttcggttgctcatatttgtaactcgaaacatgagctacggaataaacgaagattggctaaggacgaggtgacgatgcacgtcgggaatggttccaaggtcgatgtgatcgccatcggcacgctacctctacatctaccttcgggattagttttagacctgaataattgttatttggtgccagcattgagcatgaacattatagctggatcttgtttattgcgagacggttattcatttaaatcagagaataatggttgttctatttatatgagtaatatcttttatggtcatgcacccttgatgaatggtctattcctgttgaatctcgatcgtagtgatacataTATTCATAATATTTATGCCAAAAGATggagagttgataatgatagtgcaacatatttatggcactgccgtttaggtcatactggtgtaaagcgcatgaagaaactccatatagatgacttttggaatcacttgattatgaatcatttgacacttGTGAACAATGAAGCGgggtccaaacggaataaaatcttcggaaacgtgattttctcaccgaacgtgacccaggagacttagaccctgctccaaggaacaaaagaggcggtcacgagggtggggggcgcgccccctgcctcatgggcccctcggtgctcctccggcgtacttcttcctcctatatatacacacgtaccccaaacgatcagaacaggagccaaaaacctaattccaccgccgcaactttctgtatccacgagatcccatcttggggcctgttccggagctccgccggaagagggccgtcatcacggggggcttctacatcatcatagcctctccgatgaagtgtgagtagtttacctcagaccttcaggtccatagttagtagctagatggcttcttctctctctttaaatctcaataaaaagttccccccctctcttgtggagatctattcgatgcaatcttctttttttgtggtgtgtttgttgagactgatgaattgtgggtttatgatcaagtctatctatgaataatatttgaatcttctctgaattcttttatgtatgattggttatctttgcaagtctcttcgaattatccgtttggtttggccaactagattggtagttcttgccatgggagaagtgcttagctttgggttcgatcttgcggtgtcctttcccagtgacagaaggggtagcaaggcacgtattgcatcgttgccatcgaggataacaagatggggtttatttcatattgcatgaatttatctctctacatcatgtcatcttgcttaatgcgttgctctgtttttaacttaatactctagatgcatgctggatagcggtcgatg from Triticum urartu cultivar G1812 chromosome 3, Tu2.1, whole genome shotgun sequence encodes:
- the LOC125544971 gene encoding uncharacterized protein LOC125544971 isoform X1, with product MGNEMGNNNVIGQQVPEESAKDFDKTMANADYSHELNNINGEKDTEKDGTKDVDMSEVLKVPLISSGGDKQMASDQTKLSAANEDLDEKNRGSPQDHTSTEDDDGNKNLPTEQDKEKDGTKDVDVSEVLKAPAIFNGGDDQMASDQRKISAANEDLDEKNRGALEDHTSTQDDDGNSNLPTEQGDEAQEDSGTETATNSAETVARFDTTTEAITSNKDTSSSDEQFTQLEHETTEKTEENTTANPAMLLEENIEDLPEDKEESCSQEVAVVGDNLVGEHTVENLEGQTGPSTVEGDNLVGETTTSTESIISGYVDDETKEVVVEDEPRKGENSSYVRPEGDTNQETFKNEEKQEICEIGKINTCKTITEDTVVKSPEVLEEDEKIQGLENQEEEFPKSSAYDAPDIVEAVSQFQLALADPSATNGKEFQKHELSIAEQMSDSVSAAMEHNVIETAEKEQGGIVEKDVADKNEEDNFEGDKKSDGMSEVLKDPVISNGGNDQMASDHTKISAASEDLDEKNRDSLQDHTSTQDDGGNSNLLTEQGDESQDSGTETTTDGTEKVAPVGTTTEDMTSNNDTSSSDEQFKEVVHEITETSKESTIQNPLTLLEGIIGSAPQDGEESCSQEVAVVDDNLVGEDTVESLEERQAGVSVVEDLSTPSSVQAETTSSTESIITDHLDDETKEVVLEDEPRERGHSSHVRPEDDTNQETSKNEEKQEICEMGNNNTCKTTTVDTVVKSEEVLEEDEKIQGLENQEEEFAKCSAYDAPDIVEAVSQFQSALADPSATNGKEFQKHELSIAEQMSDSVSAAVEHSVIETAEKEQGGIVDKDDADKNEAANFQGDKNSDGIHDSVGLVMVHGEDFTGLGPPLSGPLSILNEEKVHEEVVIEELAAPMTAKSFALKPVEDFVKEDIKPDSSDSNEGTTTSTYEAKTIDTQETMNISQCDQPQQVLLEEPEVVKFENSETLSTCIQLVEYSSATELIFPDVFNKEREGTSDKATCCTSESNQEKVTGTVGFAAESKQKKVIANADNCSEEQCLLQKPTLGTDVGEEIPLLLSTESINSLSYSSEQHSKLVKDIPMTNITLMQAKDEAVEESEKSPLLSPREPSEGAFRAPNHSGRNNKPLRSLMTEDGVGTWSLLKEQEPVRKNNTTVSSPRSKEKQKPKSSLFAICMCCTTATN
- the LOC125544971 gene encoding uncharacterized protein LOC125544971 isoform X2, which translates into the protein MGNEMGNNNVIGQQVPEESAKDFDKTMANADYSHELNNINDTEKDGTKDVDMSEVLKVPLISSGGDKQMASDQTKLSAANEDLDEKNRGSPQDHTSTEDDDGNKNLPTEQDKEKDGTKDVDVSEVLKAPAIFNGGDDQMASDQRKISAANEDLDEKNRGALEDHTSTQDDDGNSNLPTEQGDEAQEDSGTETATNSAETVARFDTTTEAITSNKDTSSSDEQFTQLEHETTEKTEENTTANPAMLLEENIEDLPEDKEESCSQEVAVVGDNLVGEHTVENLEGQTGPSTVEGDNLVGETTTSTESIISGYVDDETKEVVVEDEPRKGENSSYVRPEGDTNQETFKNEEKQEICEIGKINTCKTITEDTVVKSPEVLEEDEKIQGLENQEEEFPKSSAYDAPDIVEAVSQFQLALADPSATNGKEFQKHELSIAEQMSDSVSAAMEHNVIETAEKEQGGIVEKDVADKNEEDNFEGDKKSDGMSEVLKDPVISNGGNDQMASDHTKISAASEDLDEKNRDSLQDHTSTQDDGGNSNLLTEQGDESQDSGTETTTDGTEKVAPVGTTTEDMTSNNDTSSSDEQFKEVVHEITETSKESTIQNPLTLLEGIIGSAPQDGEESCSQEVAVVDDNLVGEDTVESLEERQAGVSVVEDLSTPSSVQAETTSSTESIITDHLDDETKEVVLEDEPRERGHSSHVRPEDDTNQETSKNEEKQEICEMGNNNTCKTTTVDTVVKSEEVLEEDEKIQGLENQEEEFAKCSAYDAPDIVEAVSQFQSALADPSATNGKEFQKHELSIAEQMSDSVSAAVEHSVIETAEKEQGGIVDKDDADKNEAANFQGDKNSDGIHDSVGLVMVHGEDFTGLGPPLSGPLSILNEEKVHEEVVIEELAAPMTAKSFALKPVEDFVKEDIKPDSSDSNEGTTTSTYEAKTIDTQETMNISQCDQPQQVLLEEPEVVKFENSETLSTCIQLVEYSSATELIFPDVFNKEREGTSDKATCCTSESNQEKVTGTVGFAAESKQKKVIANADNCSEEQCLLQKPTLGTDVGEEIPLLLSTESINSLSYSSEQHSKLVKDIPMTNITLMQAKDEAVEESEKSPLLSPREPSEGAFRAPNHSGRNNKPLRSLMTEDGVGTWSLLKEQEPVRKNNTTVSSPRSKEKQKPKSSLFAICMCCTTATN